In Deinococcus sp. Leaf326, one DNA window encodes the following:
- a CDS encoding DUF790 family protein, with protein sequence MLPTELLMFKVKAGLVEPRRLKATPANLALATGLIATFEANLGKRRADLDEDLRALEAGRSDFKVLRGLAHLLTNGSSTFETGGDVPPAAVRARVFALAQSGPPSRRRRGQVLEQAAAALTRERPLAAADVADLLYADLPDQQRLVVFEPPTSEELLQRFDLAQAQGMLYRAYNLIITARRNEPARYKQLLQYTKFFGLMITVEGDATFGFTLTMDGPTSLFGGTTRYGLAMAKFLPALLHVTKWDLTASLKPRRDLNWTEKAESEWLFELTSEHGYVSHYREPNEHDSALESGFAERFAKLETPWVLEREVDLVPVPGSVIVPDFRLVHPDGRSMLVEIVGYWRPEYLRKKFDMLRQSGRTDVIVCVSERLNLERAGVDPSDFGERLIWFKGVLPPKEVVALAERLSGGRTTLHTETS encoded by the coding sequence ATGCTCCCCACTGAACTGCTGATGTTCAAGGTCAAGGCGGGATTGGTCGAGCCGCGACGGCTCAAGGCGACGCCGGCGAATCTCGCGCTGGCCACGGGGCTCATCGCGACCTTCGAGGCCAACCTGGGCAAGCGGCGGGCCGATCTCGATGAGGACTTGCGCGCCCTGGAAGCGGGGAGATCGGACTTCAAGGTGCTGCGTGGGCTGGCGCATCTCTTGACGAACGGGTCGAGCACCTTCGAGACCGGCGGCGACGTGCCCCCAGCCGCTGTGCGCGCGCGTGTCTTCGCGCTGGCCCAGAGTGGGCCGCCCAGTCGGCGTCGCCGGGGCCAAGTGCTGGAACAGGCGGCGGCGGCGCTCACCCGTGAGCGGCCCCTGGCCGCTGCGGATGTCGCCGATCTGCTCTACGCCGATTTGCCGGACCAGCAGCGCCTGGTGGTCTTCGAGCCCCCGACGTCTGAGGAGTTGCTGCAGCGCTTCGACCTGGCTCAGGCGCAGGGGATGCTCTACCGGGCGTACAACTTGATCATCACGGCGCGGCGCAATGAGCCGGCACGGTACAAGCAGCTCCTGCAGTACACCAAGTTCTTCGGCCTGATGATCACGGTGGAGGGAGACGCGACCTTCGGCTTCACGCTGACGATGGACGGGCCGACGAGCCTGTTCGGCGGCACGACCCGCTATGGCCTGGCGATGGCGAAGTTTCTTCCCGCCCTATTACACGTGACGAAGTGGGATCTGACGGCCAGTCTCAAACCCCGGCGGGACCTGAACTGGACGGAGAAGGCAGAGTCGGAGTGGCTCTTCGAGTTGACGAGCGAGCATGGGTACGTGAGCCATTACCGGGAGCCGAACGAGCACGACAGCGCGCTGGAATCGGGCTTTGCCGAGCGCTTCGCGAAGCTGGAGACGCCCTGGGTGCTGGAGCGGGAGGTAGACCTCGTGCCTGTTCCTGGGTCGGTGATCGTGCCCGATTTCCGGCTGGTGCACCCGGACGGCCGGAGCATGTTGGTGGAGATCGTGGGGTACTGGCGGCCGGAGTACCTGCGCAAGAAGTTCGATATGCTGCGTCAATCGGGCCGGACGGACGTGATCGTGTGTGTTTCGGAGCGGCTGAATCTGGAACGGGCAGGAGTGGATCCGTCGGATTTTGGGGAGCGGCTGATCTGGTTCAAGGGTGTGCTGCCCCCCAAAGAAGTAGTGGCGCTGGCTGAGCGTCTCAGTGGGGGTAGAACGACGCTGCATACAGAGACGAGCTAA